The following coding sequences lie in one Musa acuminata AAA Group cultivar baxijiao chromosome BXJ3-1, Cavendish_Baxijiao_AAA, whole genome shotgun sequence genomic window:
- the LOC135629117 gene encoding ACT domain-containing protein ACR4-like: protein MLGCGYISREVADEYEKLVIRMNPPRVTMDNTSSSEVTVVQVDSANRQGSLLEVVQVFSDMKLNIKKAYITSDGRWFMDVFHVVHEDGNKLSDIEVVAKIEESLEARALRHRSISSVGIQAAAKHTTIELAGRDRPGLLSDISAVLTDLKCNVVASEAWTHNSRMALLIYVTDVATGKPIDDLKRLSEIKHLLGYVLKGNTDKEIARTAICMEPTHSGRRLHQMMFADQQYHEGDTDQGKEGAGDENRPLVTVENWEQKEYTVINIRSKNHPNLVFDTVCTITDMQYVIFHATINAEGPQAYQEYYIAKSDGCAVNSERERKLLAHCLETAIKRRTTEGIRLELCCQDRAGLLSDITRIFREYGLSVTQAQVTTIGSQAVNTFYVMDASGNPVQCHTIDAVRSQIGQTILHVNGTDTAAAGRSCPPKHNGRRLALGDLFRFSSQKFLHNLGLIKLQS, encoded by the exons ATGTTGGGTTGTGGGTATATTTCTAGAGAGGTTGCTGATGAGTATGAGAAGCTGGTCATTCGAATGAACCCACCAAG AGTTACAATGGACAACACTTCCAGTAGCGAAGTAACGGTGGTCCAG GTAGACAGTGCTAATCGGCAAGGGAGCTTGCTGGAAGTGGTGCAAGTCTTCTCTGATATGAAGCTCAACATCAAGAAGGCTTATATTACCTCCGACGGAAGATGGTTCATGGATG TGTTCCATGTTGTGCATGAAGATGGAAATAAGCTTTCAGATATAGAAGTCGTTGCTAAAATTGAGGAG TCCCTTGAAGCAAGAGCACTAAGACATCGGTCTATAAGCTCAGTTGGCATCCAAGCTGCAGCGAAGCACACCACCATTGAGCTCGCCGGGAGGGATCGGCCCGGACTGCTCTCCGATATCTCTGCTGTTCTCACAGATTTGAAGTGCAATGTGGTAGCCTCAGAGGCCTGGACCCATAATTCAAGGATGGCATTGTTGATCTATGTTACCGATGTAGCCACTGGAAAACCGATCGATGACCTCAAACGGCTGTCAGAGATAAAGCACCTTCTCGGCTATGTCCTCAAAGGAAACACAGACAAAGAGATTGCAAGAACAGCAATTTGCATGGAACCAACGCATTCCGGGAGGAGGCTGCATCAGATGATGTTTGCTGACCAACAGTATCACGAAGGTGACACCGACCAGGGGAAAGAGGGCGCCGGCGACGAGAACAGACCCCTTGTCACGGTAGAGAATTGGGAACAGAAGGAGTATACAGTTATCAATATACGGAGCAAGAACCATCCAAATCTTGTCTTCGATACAGTCTGCACCATCACTGACATGCAGTATGTCATCTTCCATGCAACCATCAATGCAGAAGGACCGCAAGCGTATCAG GAATACTACATCGCGAAAAGTGATGGATGCGCAGTGAACTCTGAAAGAGAGAGGAAGCTATTAGCGCATTGCTTGGAAACTGCGATCAAGCGAAGAACCACAGAG GGCATTAGGCTGGAGTTGTGTTGCCAAGATCGAGCTGGCCTCCTGTCGGATATCACTCGTATCTTCAGAGAATATGGCCTGTCAGTCACTCAGGCACAAGTCACAACGATAGGATCTCAGGCTGTGAACACATTCTATGTCATGGATGCATCAGGAAACCCAGTCCAGTGCCATACCATCGACGCCGTGAGGAGCCAGATTGGGCAGACTATTCTACATGTCAACGGTACTGATACTGCTGCTGCAGGGCGAAGCTGTCCACCAAAGCACAATGGAAGAAGGCTTGCGCTGGGTGATCTCTTCAGATTCAGTTCACAGAAGTTCCTCCACAACCTGGGGCTGATAAAATTACAGTCGTAA